The following coding sequences lie in one Pseudomonas sp. SL4(2022) genomic window:
- a CDS encoding SCP2 sterol-binding domain-containing protein, with protein sequence MMSVADIVQTMHSKFNASAAAGLDLVFQFNIEDGENYALIVKDGTCAVEQGDNANANVTLIMDTETLKGITSGETDGMQAFMSGKLRAEGDMMLAMKLGELFPV encoded by the coding sequence ATCATGAGCGTTGCAGACATCGTCCAAACCATGCACTCCAAGTTCAACGCCAGCGCTGCTGCAGGCCTTGATCTGGTATTCCAGTTCAACATCGAAGACGGCGAGAACTACGCGCTGATCGTTAAAGACGGCACCTGCGCCGTTGAGCAAGGCGACAACGCCAACGCCAACGTGACCCTGATCATGGACACCGAAACCCTGAAAGGCATCACCAGCGGTGAAACCGACGGTATGCAAGCCTTCATGTCCGGCAAACTGCGCGCCGAAGGCGACATGATGTTGGCCATGAAACTGGGCGAACTGTTCCCGGTTTAA
- a CDS encoding pirin family protein gives MSDFLLIQPRPENLGGQPILRPLPSAKCRSVGPFVFFDHILENTYPAGSGMNINQHPHIGLSTLTYLFEGHLQHKDSLGSNQLVRPGEVSWMTAGRAVAHVERTPQPLWESGSHMHGLQVWLAMPTAEEQGEPRYSHHPADSLPRSTSMGVDICLIAGTGFCLQSPVPVLSPTVYAEIKLAAGSALQIPNEHAERALYLIDGEVTLDDQQLPLRGLLVLHEGEIYTLSACSESHLVLIGGAPIGPRKINWNFVASDSVLIDQARQRWAAQDWPSVPGETARVELPR, from the coding sequence GTGAGCGACTTTCTACTGATCCAGCCGCGTCCGGAAAACCTCGGCGGACAACCTATCCTGCGCCCCCTGCCTTCGGCCAAGTGCCGCAGCGTAGGGCCGTTCGTGTTCTTCGACCATATTCTGGAAAACACCTACCCGGCCGGCAGCGGCATGAATATCAACCAGCACCCGCATATCGGCCTGTCCACCCTCACCTACCTGTTTGAGGGGCACCTGCAGCACAAGGACAGCCTCGGTTCGAATCAACTGGTCCGCCCCGGCGAAGTCAGCTGGATGACCGCAGGCCGTGCCGTCGCGCATGTCGAGCGTACACCACAGCCGCTGTGGGAAAGCGGCTCGCACATGCATGGCCTGCAGGTCTGGCTGGCCATGCCCACCGCTGAGGAGCAAGGCGAACCCCGCTACAGCCATCACCCCGCAGACAGCCTGCCGCGCAGCACCAGCATGGGCGTGGACATCTGCCTGATTGCCGGCACTGGCTTCTGCCTGCAATCGCCAGTGCCGGTGCTGTCGCCAACGGTCTATGCCGAGATCAAACTGGCCGCAGGCAGCGCACTGCAGATACCCAATGAGCATGCCGAGCGCGCCCTGTACCTGATCGACGGCGAGGTCACACTGGATGACCAGCAACTGCCGCTACGTGGCTTGCTGGTGCTGCATGAAGGCGAGATTTACACCCTCAGCGCCTGCAGCGAGAGCCACCTGGTGTTGATTGGCGGTGCACCGATTGGCCCCCGGAAGATCAACTGGAACTTTGTCGCCAGCGATTCGGTGCTGATCGATCAAGCCCGCCAGCGCTGGGCCGCACAGGACTGGCCAAGCGTGCCAGGCGAGACCGCACGCGTCGAGTTGCCGCGCTGA
- a CDS encoding SDR family oxidoreductase: MSKTHLFDLDGKIAFVSGASRGIGEAIAKLLAQQGAHVIVSSRKIDDCQKVADAIIADGGKATAMACHIGEMEQISNVFAHIKEQFGRLDILVNNAATNPQFCNVLDTDLGAFQKTVDVNIRGYYFMSIEGGKLMKANGGGSIINVASINGVSPGEYQGIYSVTKAAVISMTKVFAKECAQFGIRCNALLPGLTDTKFASALTKNDAILKVALQRIPLKRVADPSEMAGTVLYLASDASSYTTGVALNVDGGFLS, from the coding sequence ATGTCCAAGACCCATCTGTTCGACCTCGACGGCAAGATCGCTTTCGTTTCCGGTGCCAGCCGTGGCATCGGCGAAGCCATCGCCAAACTGCTGGCCCAACAAGGTGCGCACGTCATCGTGTCGAGCCGCAAGATCGACGACTGCCAGAAAGTCGCGGATGCCATCATTGCTGATGGAGGCAAGGCCACTGCGATGGCTTGCCACATTGGTGAAATGGAGCAGATCAGCAACGTCTTTGCGCACATCAAGGAACAATTCGGCCGCCTTGATATTCTGGTTAACAATGCCGCCACCAACCCACAGTTCTGCAACGTCCTCGACACCGATCTGGGCGCGTTCCAAAAGACCGTTGACGTAAACATCCGTGGCTACTACTTCATGTCCATCGAAGGCGGCAAGCTGATGAAAGCCAACGGCGGTGGTTCGATCATCAACGTGGCCTCGATCAACGGCGTCAGCCCCGGCGAGTACCAGGGCATTTACTCGGTGACCAAAGCCGCTGTGATCAGCATGACCAAGGTGTTTGCCAAGGAGTGCGCGCAATTCGGCATTCGCTGCAACGCCCTGCTGCCGGGCCTGACCGACACCAAGTTCGCCTCAGCACTGACCAAAAACGATGCCATCCTCAAAGTCGCCTTGCAGCGCATCCCGCTCAAGCGCGTCGCTGATCCGAGTGAAATGGCCGGCACCGTGCTGTACCTGGCCAGCGATGCCTCCAGCTACACCACTGGCGTAGCGCTAAATGTGGATGGTGGCTTTCTCTCCTAA
- a CDS encoding histidine phosphatase family protein, which produces MGSIYLIRHGQASFGADDYDVLSPIGIRQAEVLGEHLAQLGTRIDRSVSGALRRQQHTASSALKQLKNADLADTTLDIDAAFNEFDADAVIRALLPDLLPEEPEALHTLRNAAQNRGEFQRLFAKLIARWVSGEHSKPGLQSWQEFVAQVQGGLERLLQQADSKQNIAVFTSGGTITALLHLITGIAPAQAFELNWQIVNTSLSCLKFRGTQVSLASFNSHVHLQLLKAPELITYR; this is translated from the coding sequence GTGGGCAGCATCTACCTGATTCGACATGGCCAAGCCTCATTCGGCGCCGACGATTACGATGTGCTTTCGCCCATCGGAATTCGCCAGGCCGAAGTGCTGGGCGAGCACCTCGCGCAACTTGGCACGCGCATAGATCGCAGTGTCAGCGGTGCTCTACGCCGACAGCAACACACCGCCAGCAGCGCGCTCAAGCAACTCAAAAATGCCGATCTAGCAGATACCACACTGGATATTGATGCCGCATTCAATGAATTCGACGCTGATGCCGTGATCCGTGCCCTGCTCCCTGATCTGCTTCCTGAAGAACCGGAGGCACTGCACACGCTGCGCAATGCCGCACAAAATCGCGGAGAGTTCCAACGGCTGTTCGCCAAGCTGATCGCTCGCTGGGTCAGTGGCGAGCATAGCAAGCCTGGCCTACAGAGCTGGCAGGAATTTGTCGCACAAGTACAAGGCGGCCTGGAACGTCTGCTACAGCAGGCTGACAGCAAACAGAACATCGCAGTCTTCACATCAGGCGGTACGATTACCGCCCTGCTGCACTTGATCACCGGTATTGCGCCCGCTCAGGCCTTTGAACTGAACTGGCAAATTGTTAACACCTCACTGAGCTGCCTGAAGTTTCGCGGCACGCAAGTGAGCCTGGCTTCCTTCAACAGCCATGTGCATTTGCAGCTGTTGAAGGCGCCGGAACTCATCACGTACCGCTGA
- a CDS encoding methyl-accepting chemotaxis protein — MLVGSFSLMQMSEMNKQSEEVNENWLPSVLNLGEMSQDILRLRAMTLRLMLNSDESVRQQNIARVEAFKKELEQAQNRYEKLISSPAERAGYERFEQAEISYLQEQIKIVEAVRQNDLDAALAVANGPLNGHADKMTKALSELAEMNRLGATSAADKADAVFASARTWVIIMMLVALGLTVVLALLLTRSIVRPLAEAVRVAEVVAGGNLTQAIEVEGTDEPARLLGSLKSMQQSLRSTIQNISHSSTQLASASEELSAVTEDSTRGLHLQNNEIEQAATAVNQMTSAVEEVARNAVTTSEASSESNRTAQLGREQVRETVDSISHLADDVTNTASEVEQLAGQVRDISKVLDVIRSIAEQTNLLALNAAIEAARAGDAGRGFAVVADEVRALAHRTQQSTREIEQMISGIQQGTDKAVNAMQHSNSRARSTLEVAKAAGLALDEIAAAISQINERNLVIASASEEQAQVAREVDRNLVNIRDLSLQSSAGANQTSSASQELSRLAVDLNALVARFTI, encoded by the coding sequence ATGCTGGTCGGCAGTTTCTCGCTGATGCAGATGTCCGAGATGAACAAGCAATCTGAAGAGGTGAATGAAAACTGGCTACCCAGCGTGCTGAATCTGGGTGAAATGAGTCAGGATATCCTGCGTCTGCGCGCCATGACCCTACGCTTGATGCTCAACAGTGATGAAAGTGTTCGGCAGCAGAACATTGCCCGGGTTGAGGCGTTCAAGAAGGAGCTGGAACAGGCGCAGAACCGATACGAGAAGCTGATTTCCAGCCCAGCAGAAAGGGCAGGTTATGAACGTTTTGAACAAGCTGAAATCAGCTACCTGCAAGAGCAAATAAAGATTGTCGAAGCCGTTCGGCAAAATGACCTGGATGCAGCCTTGGCAGTCGCCAATGGTCCGCTCAATGGCCATGCCGACAAAATGACAAAAGCCCTAAGCGAGCTGGCTGAAATGAACCGGCTTGGCGCGACGTCGGCTGCCGATAAAGCTGATGCGGTCTTTGCCAGTGCCCGGACATGGGTGATCATAATGATGCTGGTAGCACTTGGGTTGACTGTTGTGTTGGCCCTGCTGTTGACCCGCAGTATTGTTCGCCCGCTTGCTGAAGCTGTCAGGGTGGCGGAGGTTGTCGCTGGCGGCAACCTGACCCAGGCCATTGAGGTCGAGGGGACGGATGAACCGGCCCGGCTGCTGGGATCGTTAAAAAGCATGCAGCAGAGTCTGCGCAGCACCATTCAGAACATTTCGCATTCTTCAACCCAACTGGCTTCCGCCTCAGAAGAACTGAGCGCGGTTACAGAAGACTCGACCCGTGGTCTGCACCTGCAGAACAATGAGATCGAACAAGCGGCCACAGCTGTCAATCAAATGACCAGCGCAGTGGAAGAGGTTGCACGCAACGCCGTCACGACATCAGAAGCTTCAAGCGAGTCTAATCGCACGGCGCAGCTTGGTCGTGAGCAAGTGCGTGAGACGGTGGATTCGATCAGCCACCTGGCCGACGATGTAACGAATACTGCTTCTGAGGTCGAACAGCTGGCCGGGCAGGTGCGTGATATCAGCAAGGTTCTCGATGTCATCCGTTCGATTGCCGAGCAGACCAACCTGCTGGCGCTTAACGCTGCAATTGAGGCCGCTCGAGCTGGCGATGCCGGACGCGGCTTTGCCGTTGTGGCGGATGAGGTGCGCGCATTGGCACATCGCACCCAGCAGTCGACCCGTGAAATCGAGCAGATGATCAGTGGCATTCAGCAAGGCACCGACAAAGCGGTCAATGCCATGCAGCACAGCAATAGCCGCGCCCGCTCGACGCTGGAGGTGGCCAAAGCTGCCGGTTTGGCGCTGGATGAAATTGCAGCGGCCATTTCGCAGATCAATGAGCGCAACCTGGTGATTGCCAGCGCCTCGGAAGAACAGGCACAGGTCGCTCGTGAGGTGGACCGCAACTTGGTTAATATCCGTGACCTGTCGTTGCAATCATCGGCGGGGGCTAATCAAACCAGTTCTGCCAGTCAGGAGCTGTCACGCCTGGCAGTGGATTTGAATGCGCTGGTGGCCCGCTTCACTATTTGA
- the sohB gene encoding protease SohB, with protein MEFFAEYISFLAKTLTLLVAIVVVLLTVAALRSKGRQGSGQLQVQKLNDFFKQLQQRLEHAVLDKDQLKALAKAEAKAAKLERKAGGQKSRVYVLDFDGDIKASATDSLRHEITALLSMATPQDEVVLRLESGGGMVHSYGLASSQLARIRQAGVPLTVCIDKVAASGGYMMACIGEKIVSAPFAILGSIGVVAQLPNVHRLLKKHDIDFEVLTAGEYKRTLTVFGENTEKGREKFQEDLETTHELFKAFVARYRPQLDIDQIATGEVWLGLAALEKQLVDELKTSDEYLAERAKSAELFHLHYAEKKTLQERVGLAGSVALDRFVLSWLSRLNQQRFW; from the coding sequence GTGGAGTTTTTTGCAGAGTACATAAGCTTTCTGGCCAAGACGCTCACCTTGTTGGTAGCCATTGTAGTGGTGCTTCTCACCGTAGCGGCACTGCGCAGCAAGGGACGGCAGGGTAGTGGGCAGTTGCAGGTGCAAAAGCTCAATGATTTCTTTAAGCAACTACAGCAGCGTCTCGAGCATGCTGTGCTCGACAAGGATCAGCTGAAAGCACTAGCCAAAGCCGAAGCCAAGGCTGCCAAATTGGAAAGGAAAGCCGGGGGGCAAAAATCCCGTGTCTATGTGCTGGATTTTGACGGTGACATCAAAGCCTCGGCAACCGACAGCCTGCGTCACGAAATCACTGCTTTACTGTCTATGGCAACACCGCAGGATGAAGTCGTGCTGCGGCTGGAAAGCGGTGGCGGCATGGTTCACAGCTATGGGCTGGCATCCTCTCAACTTGCGCGTATTCGTCAGGCCGGCGTACCACTGACCGTTTGCATCGACAAAGTGGCAGCCAGCGGTGGATACATGATGGCGTGCATCGGCGAGAAAATTGTTTCAGCGCCCTTTGCCATTCTCGGCTCCATTGGTGTGGTGGCTCAACTGCCTAACGTGCACCGCTTGTTGAAGAAGCATGACATTGATTTTGAAGTACTTACCGCCGGTGAGTACAAACGTACCTTGACCGTATTCGGTGAGAACACCGAAAAGGGCCGAGAGAAGTTTCAGGAAGACCTGGAAACCACCCATGAGCTGTTTAAAGCCTTTGTTGCCCGTTACCGGCCTCAACTGGACATTGATCAAATTGCTACTGGCGAAGTCTGGCTAGGCCTGGCGGCTCTGGAGAAACAACTGGTTGATGAGTTGAAAACCAGTGACGAATACCTGGCGGAACGTGCCAAGAGTGCCGAGCTGTTTCATTTGCACTATGCCGAGAAGAAAACCCTGCAGGAGCGTGTTGGACTGGCGGGCAGCGTGGCGCTGGACCGTTTCGTTCTGAGTTGGCTGAGTCGCTTGAATCAGCAACGCTTCTGGTAA
- a CDS encoding phosphotransferase family protein has product MALTDQSTRIREGEELDATVIDQYLKAHIPGLTGEPRISQFPGGASNLTYLLEYPGKEFVLRRPPFGHKAKSAHDMGREYRILNQLNAGFPYCPKAYVHCTDESVIGAEFYVMERVNGIILRSDMPAELNFSAEQTRTLCKSFIDKMVELHNVDYQACGLGDLGKPEGYVQRQISGWSDRYEKALTPDAPLWEPVKAWLRDKMPTDHHKPGIVHNDYRFDNVILSPQNPSQIIGVLDWELTTIGDPLMDLGNTLAYWIEAADPAPVQMMRRQPSNAPGMLTRQQFADYYAERAGIEIKSIDFYYTYGLFRLAGIVQQIYYRYFHGQTQDKRFAQFIHMNKLLEQMSLQVINKSQL; this is encoded by the coding sequence ATGGCGCTTACTGACCAGTCAACCCGCATCCGTGAAGGCGAGGAACTCGACGCCACGGTCATCGACCAGTACCTCAAGGCGCATATCCCTGGCCTGACAGGTGAGCCGCGCATCAGCCAGTTCCCCGGCGGCGCATCCAACCTCACCTACCTGCTTGAATACCCCGGCAAAGAGTTTGTGCTGCGCCGCCCCCCGTTTGGTCACAAAGCCAAATCGGCCCACGACATGGGCCGCGAATACCGCATCCTCAACCAACTCAATGCCGGTTTCCCTTATTGCCCCAAAGCTTATGTGCATTGCACCGATGAATCGGTGATTGGTGCTGAGTTCTATGTGATGGAGCGGGTTAACGGCATTATCCTGCGGTCCGATATGCCGGCTGAGCTGAACTTCAGCGCCGAGCAAACCCGCACGCTGTGCAAGAGCTTTATCGACAAGATGGTCGAGCTGCACAATGTTGATTACCAAGCCTGCGGCCTGGGTGACCTGGGTAAGCCTGAAGGCTATGTGCAGCGCCAGATCAGCGGCTGGAGTGATCGTTACGAAAAAGCGCTAACCCCCGATGCGCCCCTGTGGGAGCCAGTCAAAGCGTGGTTGCGCGACAAGATGCCGACCGACCACCACAAGCCAGGCATCGTGCATAACGACTACCGCTTCGATAACGTGATTCTCAGTCCACAGAACCCAAGTCAGATCATCGGTGTGCTGGACTGGGAACTGACCACTATCGGCGATCCACTGATGGACCTGGGCAACACCCTCGCCTACTGGATCGAGGCCGCCGACCCTGCCCCCGTACAAATGATGCGCCGTCAGCCAAGCAACGCACCCGGCATGCTCACGCGCCAGCAGTTTGCCGATTATTACGCTGAGCGCGCCGGCATCGAAATCAAGAGCATCGACTTCTATTACACCTACGGCCTATTCCGCCTGGCCGGTATCGTGCAGCAGATCTACTACCGCTATTTCCATGGCCAGACCCAGGACAAGCGCTTCGCACAGTTCATTCATATGAACAAGCTACTGGAACAGATGAGCCTGCAGGTCATCAATAAGTCGCAGTTGTAA
- a CDS encoding OsmC family protein, which translates to MISISNEKGLLQRINIGPHTLHSDVSVELGGEGSAPEPHDLFDAALGACKALTLALYAKQRGLPLEGLDVKLNRDDSQERQGIYRLDVELTLHGALDDSQRQQLLRVADKCPIHKLMTSSEVQVSTQLSEGA; encoded by the coding sequence ATGATCAGCATCAGCAACGAGAAAGGCCTGCTACAGCGCATCAACATCGGCCCGCACACCCTGCACAGTGACGTATCGGTGGAACTGGGCGGCGAAGGCTCAGCGCCCGAGCCGCATGATCTGTTCGATGCGGCTCTCGGTGCCTGCAAGGCGCTGACCCTGGCGCTGTATGCCAAGCAGCGCGGCTTACCGCTGGAAGGCCTCGATGTAAAGCTCAACCGCGATGACAGCCAGGAGCGCCAAGGCATCTACCGTCTGGATGTCGAACTGACGCTGCACGGCGCGCTGGATGACTCACAGCGCCAGCAGCTGCTGCGCGTCGCCGATAAATGCCCGATCCACAAGCTGATGACCAGCAGCGAGGTTCAGGTCAGCACCCAGCTAAGCGAGGGTGCATAG
- a CDS encoding YhdH/YhfP family quinone oxidoreductase gives MSTFSALQARESAAGGFETVIVQRNVNDLPAGELLIRVKYSSLNYKDALSASGNRGVSKEYPHTPGIDAAGIVEASSVSEFSVGDEVIVTGYDLGMNTAGGFAQYIRIPASWALKRPQGLSMREAMVLGTAGLTAALCVEKLEQAGLTPYAGPVLVTGATGGVGSVAVALLTTLGYQVAASTGKADQAEYLKALGAQQIVSRTELEAGAGKPMLKPQWAGAVDCVGGDILFNVVKSLRYGASVACCGLTAGTAFSGSVLPFILRGVNLLGVDSVELPLVVKASMWDKLSLQWKLDLESLVTEVSLEQLPESIANILAGKQIGRVLVNLP, from the coding sequence ATGAGTACGTTCAGTGCATTGCAAGCCCGTGAAAGTGCAGCGGGTGGTTTCGAAACGGTGATTGTGCAGCGCAATGTCAATGATTTGCCCGCTGGTGAGCTGCTGATTCGGGTCAAGTATTCCTCGCTTAACTATAAAGATGCGCTATCAGCCAGCGGCAATCGGGGCGTTAGCAAAGAGTACCCGCACACGCCAGGAATTGACGCCGCGGGCATAGTAGAAGCCTCTTCTGTGTCGGAGTTCAGTGTCGGTGATGAGGTGATCGTCACGGGCTATGATCTTGGGATGAACACGGCGGGTGGTTTTGCCCAGTACATCAGAATTCCTGCCAGTTGGGCTCTGAAACGTCCCCAAGGGCTTTCCATGCGTGAGGCTATGGTTTTGGGGACGGCAGGACTCACAGCGGCGCTGTGTGTGGAAAAGCTGGAGCAGGCCGGCTTGACGCCTTATGCAGGGCCAGTCTTGGTGACAGGCGCGACGGGCGGCGTCGGAAGTGTTGCGGTGGCATTGCTAACTACGCTGGGGTACCAGGTTGCAGCTTCTACCGGTAAAGCTGATCAAGCTGAATACCTCAAAGCACTGGGTGCGCAACAGATTGTTTCGCGTACTGAGTTGGAGGCGGGCGCTGGAAAGCCGATGCTCAAGCCGCAGTGGGCGGGTGCGGTTGATTGTGTCGGGGGCGATATTCTATTCAATGTGGTCAAATCATTGCGTTATGGGGCCAGTGTTGCTTGCTGCGGTTTGACGGCAGGCACAGCCTTTTCCGGCAGTGTGCTGCCTTTCATTCTACGTGGCGTCAACCTTTTGGGGGTTGATTCGGTTGAGTTGCCGTTGGTGGTCAAAGCGTCCATGTGGGACAAGTTGTCACTGCAATGGAAGCTGGATCTGGAGTCACTGGTAACAGAGGTGAGCCTTGAACAGTTACCGGAATCAATTGCGAATATTCTGGCGGGAAAACAGATTGGTCGTGTACTTGTCAATCTGCCTTGA
- a CDS encoding PDC sensor domain-containing protein, which translates to MRSINGDVQNIARIAGELLGKAGQVLHHSQAVREDGDRLLAGLGDFRLEIHHAVQASVEQLACQPGLSADVASAERLLGNTLNLDTRFELFYLVDRNGVQLSENIFAADVPHSDSSSCKGRNWQQRPWFRAAADSLRSHITQVYRSSATDDFCFTISVPILDTRGQLLRVLGADVRLSALV; encoded by the coding sequence GTGCGCTCCATCAACGGTGACGTGCAAAACATCGCCCGAATCGCTGGTGAATTACTCGGCAAGGCCGGCCAGGTGCTGCACCATAGCCAGGCGGTACGCGAGGATGGCGACCGACTGCTGGCAGGGCTTGGTGATTTCCGCCTGGAAATTCACCACGCCGTACAGGCCAGTGTCGAACAGCTGGCGTGCCAACCCGGCCTGAGTGCAGATGTGGCCAGCGCCGAACGCCTGCTTGGTAACACGCTCAACCTTGATACACGGTTCGAACTGTTCTATCTGGTCGACAGGAATGGCGTACAGCTATCCGAAAACATCTTTGCCGCCGATGTGCCTCACAGCGACAGCAGCAGCTGTAAAGGTCGCAACTGGCAGCAACGCCCCTGGTTCCGCGCCGCGGCCGATAGCCTGCGCAGCCATATCACCCAGGTCTATCGCTCATCGGCCACCGACGACTTCTGCTTCACTATCTCGGTGCCGATCCTCGACACCCGTGGCCAATTACTGCGCGTACTGGGGGCCGATGTGCGGCTTTCTGCGCTGGTCTGA
- a CDS encoding DUF3859 domain-containing protein: protein MQFIRFSALAAGVLISGLVQAEVRVEGPVEYGVFVSDYQDYQAGERVLTRSNQPIEAGDAIPAKLGTKFGVRYNLVGKTASEAPLTLLYLTPGVVTPDGKRHDKFVVTQKLVVGAPDDVMAFEFTEPHEVVAGEWHFMVFQDDRKLLEQRFTVR from the coding sequence ATGCAATTCATCCGTTTCAGTGCCCTAGCGGCAGGTGTCTTGATCAGTGGCCTGGTGCAGGCCGAAGTGCGGGTTGAGGGCCCGGTCGAATACGGTGTTTTTGTCAGTGACTATCAGGATTATCAGGCTGGCGAGCGGGTCCTGACCCGCAGCAATCAGCCAATCGAAGCTGGCGATGCGATCCCTGCCAAACTCGGCACTAAATTTGGTGTGCGCTACAACCTGGTGGGCAAGACTGCTTCAGAGGCGCCGCTGACTCTGCTGTATCTCACCCCGGGTGTGGTCACTCCAGATGGCAAGCGCCATGACAAGTTTGTTGTTACGCAGAAGCTGGTGGTCGGTGCCCCTGATGATGTCATGGCATTCGAGTTCACCGAGCCGCATGAAGTCGTTGCCGGCGAGTGGCACTTCATGGTGTTTCAGGATGACCGCAAGCTGCTGGAGCAGCGCTTCACCGTACGCTGA
- the htpG gene encoding molecular chaperone HtpG, which produces MSVETQKETLGFQTEVKQLLHLMIHSLYSNKEIFLRELISNASDASDKLRFEALAKPELLEGGAELKIRISFDKDAKTVTLEDNGIGMSREDAITHLGTIAKSGTADFMKHLTGDQKKDSHLIGQFGVGFYSAFIVADKVEVFSRRAGSPASEGVHWSSKGEGEFEVATVEKAERGTRIVLHLKSGEDEFADGWRLRNIIKKYSDHIALPIELPKEFHGEEKDKPAEVEWETVNRASALWTRPRTEIKDEEYQEFYKHIGHDFENPLSWSHNKVEGKLEYTSLLYTPARAPFDLYQREAPRGLKLYVQRVFVMDQAESFLPLYLRFIKGVVDSNDLSLNVSREILQKDPIIDSMKSALTKRVLDMLEKLAKNEPEHYKGFWKNFGQVLKEGPAEDFANKEKIASLLRFASTRTEDGEQSVGLGEYIARMAEGQDKVYYLTGESYAQVKNSPHLEVFRKKGIEVLLLTDRIDEWLMSYLTEFDGKHFVDVARGDLDLGKLDSEEDKKAQEEVAKAKEGLVERLKTALGEQVAEVRVSHRLTDSPAILAIGEQDLGLQMRQILEASGQKVPDSKPIFEFNPGHPLIEKLDAEADEDRFADLSHILFDQAALAAGDNLKDPAAYVQRLNKLLVELSA; this is translated from the coding sequence ATGAGTGTGGAAACTCAAAAAGAAACCCTGGGCTTCCAGACCGAGGTGAAGCAACTGCTGCACCTGATGATCCATTCGCTGTACTCGAACAAGGAAATCTTCCTGCGTGAGCTGATTTCCAACGCCTCCGATGCCAGTGACAAGCTGCGTTTTGAAGCGCTGGCCAAACCTGAGCTGCTCGAAGGCGGCGCAGAGTTGAAAATCCGCATCAGCTTCGACAAGGACGCCAAGACCGTCACCCTCGAAGACAACGGCATCGGCATGAGCCGTGAAGACGCGATCACCCACTTGGGCACCATCGCCAAGTCGGGCACCGCCGATTTCATGAAGCACCTGACCGGCGACCAGAAGAAGGACTCGCACCTGATCGGCCAGTTCGGTGTGGGCTTCTACTCGGCCTTTATCGTTGCCGACAAGGTTGAAGTGTTCAGCCGTCGCGCCGGTAGCCCGGCCAGCGAAGGCGTGCACTGGTCGAGCAAAGGCGAGGGCGAGTTCGAAGTGGCCACCGTTGAAAAAGCCGAGCGCGGTACCCGTATCGTGCTGCACCTGAAAAGCGGTGAAGACGAGTTTGCCGATGGCTGGCGCCTGCGCAACATCATCAAGAAATACTCCGACCATATCGCCTTGCCGATCGAGCTGCCGAAGGAGTTCCACGGCGAAGAGAAGGACAAACCAGCAGAAGTTGAGTGGGAAACCGTCAACCGCGCCAGCGCCCTGTGGACCCGTCCGCGTACCGAGATCAAGGACGAGGAATATCAGGAGTTCTACAAGCACATCGGTCACGATTTCGAGAACCCGCTGAGCTGGAGCCACAACAAGGTCGAAGGCAAGCTGGAATACACCTCGCTGCTGTACACCCCGGCGCGTGCGCCATTCGACCTGTATCAGCGCGAAGCGCCTCGTGGTCTGAAGCTGTATGTGCAGCGCGTATTTGTCATGGATCAGGCTGAGTCGTTCCTGCCGCTGTACCTGCGTTTTATTAAAGGTGTGGTCGACTCCAACGACCTGTCGCTGAACGTGTCGCGCGAGATTCTGCAGAAAGACCCGATCATCGATTCGATGAAATCGGCGTTGACCAAGCGCGTGCTGGACATGCTGGAGAAACTGGCGAAGAACGAGCCTGAGCACTACAAGGGCTTCTGGAAGAACTTCGGCCAGGTGCTCAAGGAAGGCCCAGCGGAAGATTTCGCCAACAAAGAGAAGATCGCCAGCCTGCTGCGCTTTGCCTCCACCCGCACCGAGGATGGCGAGCAGAGCGTGGGCCTGGGCGAGTACATCGCGCGTATGGCCGAAGGTCAGGACAAGGTCTACTACCTGACGGGCGAATCCTACGCCCAGGTGAAGAACAGCCCGCATCTGGAGGTCTTCCGCAAGAAAGGCATCGAAGTGCTGCTGCTCACCGACCGTATCGACGAGTGGCTGATGAGCTACCTGACCGAGTTCGACGGCAAGCATTTTGTCGACGTGGCCCGTGGCGATCTGGACCTCGGCAAGCTGGATTCGGAAGAAGACAAGAAGGCTCAGGAAGAAGTCGCCAAGGCCAAAGAAGGTCTGGTCGAGCGTCTGAAAACTGCGCTGGGTGAGCAGGTTGCCGAAGTGCGCGTTTCGCACCGCCTGACTGATTCGCCAGCCATCTTGGCCATTGGCGAGCAGGATCTTGGCTTGCAAATGCGCCAGATCCTCGAAGCCAGCGGGCAGAAGGTGCCGGATTCCAAGCCGATCTTCGAATTCAATCCAGGTCATCCGCTGATCGAGAAGCTGGACGCCGAAGCCGATGAAGATCGTTTTGCCGACCTCAGCCACATCCTCTTTGATCAGGCTGCTCTGGCCGCCGGCGATAACCTGAAGGACCCGGCCGCTTACGTGCAGCGTTTGAACAAGCTGCTGGTCGAACTTTCTGCTTGA